The DNA sequence TCAGGGAAGCTCACCGTGATCAGCGAGAGCCCCTGCTTGCTCACCGAGCGCACGTTCTCCGCGCCCTGGATGCCCATGAGCGTGGATTCGAGCGGGTAGGTCACCAAGCGCTCGACGTCCTCGGGCGGCATGCCGGGCGCGCTGGTGATCACCTCGACGCGCGTGCCGGTGAGGTCCGGGTAGGCATCGAAGGGGATGTGCGTCAGCGCATAGAAACCGAAGGCGACGATCGTGAGGACGCCGCCGATGACGAAGAAGCGCTGGTGCAGCGCGAAGTCGACGAGGCGCTTGATCAATGGTCGTGGCCTCCTTCGCCCGCGCCCTGCCGCTTGAGGATCTCCGCCTTGGCGAGCGCGGCTCCGCGCGTCACCACGGAATCGCCGACGGCGAGGCCCGCGAGGATCTCAGCGCGCTGCGAGGTGCGGCGCCCCACGCGCACGGGCACGGCCTCGATCAACATGCCCTCGCCGAGTCGCGTGCCGCGCACGACCACGGTATCGCCCTCGAAGAGTTGCACGGCCTCGGCCGGCACCGAGAGCGTCGGCGCGCCATCGGCGCCGAGCAGCTCGGCGTCGGCAGTCATCTCGGCGCGCAGCAGCGACTGCGCGTCGGCGGCGGCGCGGGCCCAGACCTCGATGGCGCGACTGGTGGAGTCCACCACCGGTGCGATGCGCGTGATGCGGGCATCGAACGTGCGTCCGGGGTACGCCGGCACGCGGAAGCGCACGGCCTCGCCCGTGCGCACGCCGGCGATGGCCTCCTCGGGTAGGCGCATCACGACGCCGAGGCCGGCGCCGCGGGCCACGGTGATCAACTCCTGCCCGACGAGGACCACCTGCCCGGGGAGGGCGGCGCGGCCGGTGACGACACCGTCGAAGGGCGCTCGCACCAGCGCCGCGTGTTCGTCGGCGTTCCCCGTGGGGCCATCGCCGATGAGATGCTTCACGTAGCCCTCGGCGCGTTCGAGTTCCGCATGCGCGGCGTCGCGCGTGGCGACGGCCGCGGTGCGTGCGGCGCGCAGCCGTTCGACCTCCGCCGTCGCGATGGCCTTTGCGGCGAGCAGGCGCTCGCCCCGTCCCACCGCTTGCTGGGCCACGGCGAGGTTGGAATCGGCACTGGTGCTGGCCGCGCGGGCCGCGACGAGGCGCTGGCGGGCATCCATCATCTCGTGCGAATGCACGACGACGAGCACGTCACCCTCGCGCACGCGGTCGCCGGGGTAGGCCCGCACCTCGAGCACGCGGCCCTCGACGAGTGAACCGAGCGGCTGCGCGTCGTTGGGGTCGTACGACACATGCGCCGGCAGCCGCCAGGCCTCGCGCCAGGCCTCGTTGCTCGCCGCCGCGAGGGTGAAGCCGCCGATGCGCAACGCCGCGGCATCGATGAGCGCCGTATCGGCGACGGCGCCGGCCTCAGCCGCAGCCTCGGGCTGGTCGGTGCCGCAGGCCGCAAGCGAGACGAGGGCGAGGGCGAACAGTGCGCGCATCAGGGCATCTCCAGGACCGGCGCGCCCATCGCGCGCCGCAGTTCGAGTCGGATCAAGTGGCGGTCAGCCGTGGCCTGCAGCGCGGCGGCCCGCACATCGGTGACGGCGCGCAACGCTTCCAGCGTTTCGGTGAGTGTGGCGTGGCCTTCGCGGTACGCCGCCTCGGCGGCCGCCGCAAGTTCGTCGGCACGCTGCGCGCTCGTGGCATCGGCACGGATAGCCATCGCGTCCATGGCCCGCACGGCGTCGAAGGCCGCTTGCACCTCGCCGCGCACGCGAATCTCGAGGGCCCGGCGCTCGGCGTCCGCGAGGAGCCATTCGCCGGTCGCGCGCTCGCGGTTGCCGCCGTTGGCGTTGAGAATCGGCGGCGTGACGAAGAGCCCGACGACGCCCGCGGCGTAGCCACCGGTTCCTTTGTAGCCCGCCGTGACCCCGACGTCAGCGACGCTGCCGCGGGCCTCGGCCGCGCGGCGGCGCTCGGCTTCGCGGGCGGCGGCCTGCGCGGCCCGCACATCGGGCCGCTGCGCGAGTGCCTGCGCGATCGCTTCGTCCGCGTCGAAGGTCAGCGCGGCGACCTCGAGCGCGGGCGGCGCGGCCAGCGCGAGTTGGCGCGGGTCTTCGACGCCGAGTCGCGCCGCGAGTGCGGCGCGCGCGCGTCCCGCCGCGGCGATGGCTTGCACCGCGTGATAGCCGGCGCGCTCGGCCTCCAGGCGCGTGCGCATGGCGCTGGCCTCGGCGATCACGCCCTCGGCCGCTCGCAGCGAATCGAAACGGGCGAGCTCGGCGAAGCGCGCAGCCTGCGCGGTGGCGAACGTCGCGGTGGACGCGGCGGTCCACAGCGCCCACCACTCGCGCGCGGCGTCGAAGCCGGCCTCGCGCTGCACGAAGAGCGAATCGGCGATGCCCCGCTCCCGCGCCGCACCGAGCGCGCTGCGCAGCGCGAAGCGACGCCCCGTGACCGAGACCGGTAGCGTGAAGGTCGCAAAGTCGTCGTACGGCAGCGGCGCGCCTTCGTTCTCGCGCCGCAGTTCGAACGTGGGATTGGCCCATTGCGCGTCGGCGCGTGCGCGGCCGACGACGATCTGGCGCGCCGCCGACGCGGCCTGTGCGCCGGGCCCGGACCGCATGGCACGTTCCACCGCTTGCTCGAGCGTGAGCGATGGCTGCGCTCCTGCCGTCACGGCCTCTTGGGCCGGCATGGCCGAGGCCAAGAGCATGAGGGCGCACACGGCGCCGAAGGAGAGTCGTGGCATCACCGGACAAGCTAGGGCGCCCGGATGAACGCACGATGAACGCCGCGGTGGAGCGCCCGACCGCCCTAGCGCGCGGGTTCGAACACCCCGCGCTCACGGTTCTTGCGCACGTTGTCCCACGGGAACACGCGCCCGTTCATCGCCACGTACACGCCAGGCGGCAGCACCTGTGCGAAGCTCAGCGCGGAGCCGAGGTTGAAGAGGCCGTCCGACGAGCCGAAGGCATAGGGAATCATCGCGCCGGTGAGCACGATCGTCTTGTCGAGGTCGGCCGCGGCCAGCGCGCGGGCCGAGTCGACCATGGTGTCCGTGCCGTGCGTGACCACGAGCCGCGGCTCGGCGCTGGCGCGCGCCGCCGCCACGATGCGCGCCCGGTCGTCGTCGGTGAGATCGAGCGAATCCTTCAGCATCAGGACCTCGCTCACCAACGGGACGAGGCAGCGACCGCGCCGCAGCACGTCCTCGACGTGCGAGCTCCCGAACGACAGGGTGCCGTGGATCTCGTCGTACTGCTTGTCGAAAGTGCCGCCGGTAACGAGGAGGCGGATGGTGGGGGGCGTCATGGCTGAAAGGTAGGCTGTGCGGTCATGCGCGCGGGAAGCGCACGGTGATTCGCGTACCGGTCGGGATGTTCGCGTCGAACGCGATTTGCGCGCCGTGCCGGTCGGCGATGGCGCGGGCAATGGGGAGGCCGAGCCCCGATCCGTCGGGTGCGCGCTGCCGTGCGGCAGCACCGCGGAAGAACCGCTCGAAGAGCCGCGCCCGCTCGTGGTCTGGGATTCCGATGCCGCTGTCTTCGACGACGAGGAGGGCGCCCGCGCGTTCGGCCCGCACCGCCACGCGCACCGTGCCGCCGGCCGGCGTGTAGCGGATGGCGTTGTCGACGAAGATGCCGACCATGCGCGCGAGGGCCGCCGCGTCCATGCGCACCGGCGCCTCATCGGCTACATCGATCTCCAAGCGCAGGTCGTGGCGCTTGGCCACGGCGTCGAAGCGGCCCGCGACGTCCGCGACGACATCATCGAGGAAGCCGGGCTGCAGGCCCGCCGCCTCGCGGCCCGCATCGCTGCGCGCGAGTTCGAGCAGCTCGTCAACCAAGCGCGACATCACTTCCAGCTCCTGCTGTGTCCGCTGCAGCGCGCTGCGGTCATCGGCGCCTTCGGGCAGCGACAGCGCGAGATCGCCAGCGCCGCGCGCGCGCGCGATGGGTGTGCGCAGCTCGTGCGCGGCGTCGGCGAGGAAACGGCGCTGCGTCGCCATCGCCTGATCGAGGCGGTCCAACAGGGCATTGAACCGCAGGCCGAGGCGGCCGAGCTCGTCGTCCGCCGCGGCGATCGGCAGGCGGCCCGAGGTATCGGCCGTGATGCGGTCGGCCGCCTCGGCCATTGCCGCCACGGGGCGCAGGGTGCGGCCGGTGAGCACCCAGCCGAGTACGACGGCGAAGAGCACGGCCAGTGGAATGGCAAGCAGCGCGCCGCGGTCCACGGCGGCGAGCTGGCGCGTGAGCGGCGCGGCAGACGACGTGAGGCGCACCTCCCAGCCGGGCGCGAGCTCGGGGTCCAGCGGACGCACGATCTCGCGCAGCGGCGGCTCGAGCACCGGCAGCGGCATGACGTGGATCTCCGGCGGCGGTGCGTAGTCGCTGCCGTCGGGTCGCACGAAATGGATGTGACGATCGGGAATCGCCAGCTCGCCGACGATGTGCCCGATGGTCCCCTCGACGACGCGGTACTCCAGCACCTCGGCGCGGAAGAATCCGCGGACGAGTACGGCGGCCGCCTCCTGCGAGCGGGCGTACTCGCCCTCGATCGACTGCCGCAGGTAGCTGCGCGCCGTCCACGTGCCGGCAAGCAGGATGAGGAGCACGGACCCGGCGTACCACAGCGTGAGGCGGGCGCGGATGGACTGCGGCATCAGCGCGACGCCTCGCGTTCCGGCGCAGGCGCGGGGGACGCCAATCGGTATCCGGCGCCGCGCATCGTCTCGAGCATCGCGGGTTCGCCCGGCATGTCGATCTTCTTGCGCAGCCGGCCGATGTACACGTCGATGACGTTGCTGAACGGATCGTAGTTGTCGTCCCAGGCATGCTGGCTGATGTGCTCGCGGGTGAGCACCTGCCCCGGGTGGCGCATGAGCACCTCGAGCACCGCGTACTCCTTGGCGGTGAGGGCGATCGCACGCGGGCCGCGGCGGGCACTGCGATTGCCGGTATCGAGCGCCAGGGCGCCGACGTGCAGCACCGGCGGCAAAGCGTCTGCGGGACGGCGCAGCAGGGCCCGCAGCCGCGCCACGAGTTCGCCCAGCGCGTAGGGCTTCACGAGATAGTCGTCGGCCCCGATATCGAGCCCGGCGATGCGCGCCTCGACCGCGTCGCGCGCCGTGGCCATCAGGATGCGCAGCGAGGGATGGGCGCGACGCAGGCGCCGGCAGACCTCGAGGCCGTCGAGGTCGGGGAGTCCGAGGTCGAGCACCAGGGCATCGTAGGGATTCAGTGCCGCAAGCTCGAGCGCCGCGCGACCGCTGGCGGCGTGGTCCACGGCGAAGCCGTGGTTGCGCAGGAACTGGCCGGCCGTGGCGGCCATCCGGGCATCGTCTTCGACGAGGAGGAGGCGCATCGTCCCCGGAATCTACGCCGAACCGCGCGCGGGGATTGGCGCGGGCGCGCGCAACGCGCAAGTTCAGCATCGGTGACCATGTCCTCGCCCGCCGCCAGCCTCCCCCCCAAGCTCGCCCTCGTCCTCGGCGGCGGCGGGCTCAAGGGCTTTGCGCACATCGGCGTGCTCAAGGCCTTCGAGGAGCGCGGCATCCAGCCGACGGTGGTCGCGGGCACGAGCATCGGCTCGCTGATCGCCGCGGCCTACGTGGGCGGCATGCCCATCCGCGAGATGGTGCGGCGCGCCAAGGCGCTCACCAAGCAGGACCTGTTCCGCATCAATCACGTGGGCATGGTGACGAAGCGGATGCTCTCGCCGTCGCTGTATCTCGCGCGGCCGCTGGAGAAGCTCATCGAGGAAATCGTCCCCGCCGGGACCTTCCGGGAGCTCCCGCGCCGATTGCTGGTGAATACGGTGGACCTCGAGAGTGCGGCACAGGTGCTGTTCGGGCTCCCCGGCCTCGAAGACGTGTCCGTCCGCGAGGCGGTATATGCCTCCTGCGCGCTGCCGGGGTTCTTCCCGCCCGGCATGATCGCCGGCCGGACCTGCGCGGACGGCGGCATCGCCGACAACGTGCCGGCGCTCGCCTCATCGCACGGCATGGACGCGGTCATCGCAGTGGATGTGGGCAGCTCGAACATCGCGCGGGCGCGGCGCATCGGGCAGAAGGGATTCGCCGCCATCTACGTGCGCAGCGCACAGATCATGATGAAGTCGCTGCAGTCCCAGCAGCTGGCGAACTGGAGCGGCCCGCCGCTGCTGCTGGTCCGGCCCGCCGTGTGGCACTTCAACTGGTTCAGCTTCGGCCACGTGGAGCGGATCATCGAACTGGGCTACGAATCGGCGATCGACGCCCTCGACCGGGTCGGCAC is a window from the Pseudogemmatithrix spongiicola genome containing:
- a CDS encoding efflux RND transporter periplasmic adaptor subunit encodes the protein MRALFALALVSLAACGTDQPEAAAEAGAVADTALIDAAALRIGGFTLAAASNEAWREAWRLPAHVSYDPNDAQPLGSLVEGRVLEVRAYPGDRVREGDVLVVVHSHEMMDARQRLVAARAASTSADSNLAVAQQAVGRGERLLAAKAIATAEVERLRAARTAAVATRDAAHAELERAEGYVKHLIGDGPTGNADEHAALVRAPFDGVVTGRAALPGQVVLVGQELITVARGAGLGVVMRLPEEAIAGVRTGEAVRFRVPAYPGRTFDARITRIAPVVDSTSRAIEVWARAAADAQSLLRAEMTADAELLGADGAPTLSVPAEAVQLFEGDTVVVRGTRLGEGMLIEAVPVRVGRRTSQRAEILAGLAVGDSVVTRGAALAKAEILKRQGAGEGGHDH
- a CDS encoding patatin-like phospholipase family protein; the protein is MSSPAASLPPKLALVLGGGGLKGFAHIGVLKAFEERGIQPTVVAGTSIGSLIAAAYVGGMPIREMVRRAKALTKQDLFRINHVGMVTKRMLSPSLYLARPLEKLIEEIVPAGTFRELPRRLLVNTVDLESAAQVLFGLPGLEDVSVREAVYASCALPGFFPPGMIAGRTCADGGIADNVPALASSHGMDAVIAVDVGSSNIARARRIGQKGFAAIYVRSAQIMMKSLQSQQLANWSGPPLLLVRPAVWHFNWFSFGHVERIIELGYESAIDALDRVGTSLLLGGVWPRRMVDVRVDRGACTGCTLCATLAPRYMAMDQDGKAQVLQSPVEWSRAEGDFVHHCPTNAIKVHAIEDGEHRSTMEMPILDDAADEG
- a CDS encoding asparaginase domain-containing protein, whose protein sequence is MTPPTIRLLVTGGTFDKQYDEIHGTLSFGSSHVEDVLRRGRCLVPLVSEVLMLKDSLDLTDDDRARIVAAARASAEPRLVVTHGTDTMVDSARALAAADLDKTIVLTGAMIPYAFGSSDGLFNLGSALSFAQVLPPGVYVAMNGRVFPWDNVRKNRERGVFEPAR
- a CDS encoding TolC family protein yields the protein MPRLSFGAVCALMLLASAMPAQEAVTAGAQPSLTLEQAVERAMRSGPGAQAASAARQIVVGRARADAQWANPTFELRRENEGAPLPYDDFATFTLPVSVTGRRFALRSALGAARERGIADSLFVQREAGFDAAREWWALWTAASTATFATAQAARFAELARFDSLRAAEGVIAEASAMRTRLEAERAGYHAVQAIAAAGRARAALAARLGVEDPRQLALAAPPALEVAALTFDADEAIAQALAQRPDVRAAQAAAREAERRRAAEARGSVADVGVTAGYKGTGGYAAGVVGLFVTPPILNANGGNRERATGEWLLADAERRALEIRVRGEVQAAFDAVRAMDAMAIRADATSAQRADELAAAAEAAYREGHATLTETLEALRAVTDVRAAALQATADRHLIRLELRRAMGAPVLEMP
- a CDS encoding response regulator transcription factor, translated to MRLLLVEDDARMAATAGQFLRNHGFAVDHAASGRAALELAALNPYDALVLDLGLPDLDGLEVCRRLRRAHPSLRILMATARDAVEARIAGLDIGADDYLVKPYALGELVARLRALLRRPADALPPVLHVGALALDTGNRSARRGPRAIALTAKEYAVLEVLMRHPGQVLTREHISQHAWDDNYDPFSNVIDVYIGRLRKKIDMPGEPAMLETMRGAGYRLASPAPAPEREASR
- a CDS encoding sensor histidine kinase, whose product is MPQSIRARLTLWYAGSVLLILLAGTWTARSYLRQSIEGEYARSQEAAAVLVRGFFRAEVLEYRVVEGTIGHIVGELAIPDRHIHFVRPDGSDYAPPPEIHVMPLPVLEPPLREIVRPLDPELAPGWEVRLTSSAAPLTRQLAAVDRGALLAIPLAVLFAVVLGWVLTGRTLRPVAAMAEAADRITADTSGRLPIAAADDELGRLGLRFNALLDRLDQAMATQRRFLADAAHELRTPIARARGAGDLALSLPEGADDRSALQRTQQELEVMSRLVDELLELARSDAGREAAGLQPGFLDDVVADVAGRFDAVAKRHDLRLEIDVADEAPVRMDAAALARMVGIFVDNAIRYTPAGGTVRVAVRAERAGALLVVEDSGIGIPDHERARLFERFFRGAAARQRAPDGSGLGLPIARAIADRHGAQIAFDANIPTGTRITVRFPRA